Proteins encoded by one window of Bubalus bubalis isolate 160015118507 breed Murrah chromosome 4, NDDB_SH_1, whole genome shotgun sequence:
- the TOB2 gene encoding protein Tob2, with product MQLEIKVALNFIISYLYNKLPRRRADLFGEELERLLKKKYEGHWYPDKPLKGSGFRCVHIGEIVDPVVELAAKRSGLAVEDVRANVPEELSVWIDPFEVSYQIGEKGAVKVLYVDDSEGCVAPELDKEIKSSFNPDAQVFVPIGSQDSSLSNSPSPSFGQSPSPTFIPRSAQPITFTTASFAATKFGSTKMKKGGGAAGGGGVASGGAGGPQPPQQQPRLARSPTNNLLKQKSLSLSLHSLNFITANPAPQSQLSPNAKEFVYNGGGSPSLFFDGADGPGSGSPASFGGSGAGTCNSSSFDVAQVFGGGANSLFLEKTPFVEGLSYNLNTMQYPSQPFQPVVLAN from the coding sequence ATGCAGCTGGAGATCAAAGTAGCCCTGAACTTCATCATCTCCTACCTGTACAACAAGCTGCCCCGGCGCCGGGCAGACCTGTTTGGCGAGGAGCTCGAGCGActcttgaaaaagaaatatgaaggcCACTGGTACCCCGACAAGCCACTGAAGGGCTCTGGCTTCCGCTGTGTCCACATTGGGGAGATAGTGGACCCCGTGGTGGAGCTGGCCGCCAAGCGGAGTGGCCTGGCGGTGGAGGACGTGCGGGCCAACGTGCCCGAGGAGCTGAGCGTCTGGATCGACCCTTTCGAGGTGTCCTACCAGATTGGTGAGAAGggggctgtgaaagtgctgtacgtGGATGACAGCGAGGGCTGTGTTGCCCCTGAGCTGGACAAGGAGATCAAGAGCAGCTTCAACCCTGATGCCCAGGTCTTCGTGCCCATCGGCAGCCAGGACAGCTCCCTGTCCAACTCCCCATCCCCGTCCTTTGGCCAGTCACCCAGCCCCACCTTCATCCCCCGCTCGGCCCAGCCCATCACTTTTACCACCGCCTCCTTTGCGGCCACCAAGTTTGGCTCCACCAAGATGAAGAAGGGGGGTGGGGccgcaggtgggggtggggtggccagCGGGGGTGCAGGCGGCCCGCAGCCCCCACAGCAGCAGCCTCGCCTGGCCCGCTCGCCCACCAACAACCTGCTGAAGCAGAAGAGCCTCTCTCTGTCCCTGCATTCACTGAACTTCATCACCGCCAACCCAGCCCCTCAGTCCCAGCTCTCACCCAACGCCAAGGAGTTCGTGTACAATGGCGGCGGCTCGCCCAGCCTCTTCTTTGACGGGGCCGATGGCCCGGGCAGTGGCTCCCCGGCCTCCTTTGGGGGCAGCGGCGCTGGCACCTGCAACAGCAGCAGCTTCGACGTGGCCCAGGTGTTTGGTGGTGGTGCCAACAGCCTCTTTCTGGAGAAGACACCCTTCGTGGAAGGCCTCAGCTACAACCTGAACACCATGCAGTATCCCAGCCAGCCGTTCCAGCCCGTCGTGCTGGCCAACTGA